A DNA window from Solanum lycopersicum chromosome 3, SLM_r2.1 contains the following coding sequences:
- the LOC138347471 gene encoding uncharacterized protein — protein MEKVQIIRHRLKTAQSRQKSYEDVRRRELEFQVDDCVFLKVSPMKGVMRFGKKEKISPRYVGPYKNLKRVYKVTYELKFLEELAALHPIFHISLLKKCVGDPTSIVPLESVAVKDSLSYEDVPIKILDLHIRRLRNKEVISVKVLWRSQSVEGATFDGEAAMKAKHPHLFPSNSTPA, from the coding sequence ATGGAGAAAGTTCAAATCATTAGacatagacttaagacagcccaAAGTCGCCAGAAATCTTATgaagatgtaaggagaagggaactggagttccaagttgatgattgtgtttttctaaaggtctcacctatgaaaggggtgatgagatttggaaagaaagaaaagatcagtcctagatatgtaggcccttacaagaatTTGAAAAGGGTTTACAAGGTGACATATGAGTTAAAGTTTCTAGAAGAATTAGCGGCATTACATCCGATCTttcacatctcactcttgaagaagtgtgtgggtgacccaacctctatagtgccattagagagtgtggcggtcaaagatagtctttcttatgaggatgtaccaattAAGATTCTTGACCTTCAtattagaaggttgagaaataaagaagtaatttcagtcaaggttttgtggaggagtcagtccgtagagggagctacttttGATggagaagcagccatgaaagcaaagcatcctcacctctttccttccaattccactccagcttga